In Crassostrea angulata isolate pt1a10 chromosome 6, ASM2561291v2, whole genome shotgun sequence, a genomic segment contains:
- the LOC128186566 gene encoding uncharacterized protein LOC128186566 yields the protein MEIVFQMFICSYVNSCNSCSHIDIGTAVNVTTVDWSGCTDIRQYNMTVTNSDSVVLYTNSTSCCSGNLTIHCNIGNGMTSQTLNMTKKSPSNTVTATGVYSRAQNTTQTDQLEKNTSKAFSNTLIAAIIILSCVSAIIFFVLVFSSRRRTPRFDFTACHLR from the exons ATGGAAATCgtctttcaaatgtttatttgcTCTTACGTGAATTCGTGCAATTCATGTTCTCATATTGATATTGGGACAGCAGTTAATGTGACAACTGTAGACTGGTCTGGTTGTACAGATATACGACAGTACAACATGACCGTGACAAACTCAGACTCTGTTGTGTTGTACACAAATTCAACGTCCTGCTGCTCGGGGAATCTTACAATCCACTGCAATATCG gGAATGGTATGACTTCACAGACTTTAAATATGACGAAAAAAAGTCCCTCAAACACTGTGACGGCCACTGGAGTCTATAGCAGAGCCCAGAACACCACACAAACTGACCAGTTGGAGAAAAATACGAGTAAAGCTTTCTCTAACACTCTGATTGCTGCTATCATAATATTGTCATGTGTCAGTGCCATCATCTTTTTTGTCCTTGTCTTTTCAAGTCGGAGACGTACCCCACGTTTTGACTTCACCGCGTGTCACTTACGCTGA